In Camelina sativa cultivar DH55 chromosome 16, Cs, whole genome shotgun sequence, a single window of DNA contains:
- the LOC104753461 gene encoding transcription factor EMB1444-like, with amino-acid sequence MEEHLNPLAVTHLLQHTLRSLCIHENSQWVYAVFWRILPRIYPPPKWDGQGAYDRSRGNRRNWILVWEDGFCNFAASAGEVSTGECSGGGSAAYGSSDFQQYQGLQPELFFKMSHEIYNYGEGLIGKVAADHSHKWIYKEPNDQEINFLSAWHNSADSYPRTWEAQFQSGIKTIALISVREGVVQLGAVNKVIEDLSYVVMLRKKLSYIESIPGVLLPHPSSSGYPFINASPSETWHFPGVAPSQQQPEHQFYHSDHNHRFLQPQAVGAAAPPLPLSMKITPSMSSLEALLSKLPSVVPPATQPGYFPFHHSAKEEMSQEDQNDSFRAERNDLVGEGSNNHNHNNYNSNNDIYNYSNNCNNNNYDRENKIGGFLSED; translated from the exons ATGGAAGAACATCTAAATCCATTAGCGGtgactcatcttcttcaacacaCACTAAGAAGCTTATGCATCCATGAGAATTCTCAATGGGTTTATGCTGTCTTTTGGAGGATCTTGCCCAGAATCTATCCTCCTCCCAA ATGGGATGGTCAAGGAGCTTATGATAGATCGAGAGGAAACAGAAGAAACTg GATCTTGGTTTGGGAAGATGGTTTTTGCAACTTTGCAGCTTCTGCCGGGGAAGTAAGTACCGGTGAGTGTAGCGGTGGCGGCTCGGCCGCTTATGGAAGTAGTGATTTTCAACAATATCAAGGGCTTCAGCCTGAGTTGTTCTTCAAGATGTCGCATGAAATCTACAATTATGGAGAAGG GTTGATAGGAAAAGTAGCTGCAGATCACAGTCACAAGTGGATTTACAAAGAACCTAATGACCAAGAGATTAACTTTTTATCTGCTTGGCACAACTCTGCTGACTCA TACCCTAGGACATGGGAAGCTCAGTTTCAGTCTGGTATCAAA ACCATTGCCTTGATTTCTGTTCGAGAAGGTGTTGTCCAGTTAGGAGCTGTTAACAAG GTCATAGAGGATTTAAGCTATGTTGTGATGCTAAGAAAAAAGCTGAGCTATATAGAGAGCATCCCTGgagttcttcttcctcatccttcttcttctggttaCCCTTTCATCAACGCATCACCTTCTGAAACATGGCACTTCCCCGGCGTGGCTCCTTCACAGCAGCAGCCTGAGCACCAGTTTTATCACTCTGACCACAACCACCGCTTCTTGCAGCCACAAGCGGTAGGAGCGGCTGCACCGCCTCTACCTCTTTCGATGAAGATCACACCGTCGATGAGTAGCCTCGAGGCGCTTCTCTCTAAGCTCCCGTCGGTTGTACCTCCGGCGACTCAGCCAGGATACTTCCCGTTTCACCACAGTGCTAAAGAAGAAATGAGTCAAGAAGATCAAAATGATTCGTTTAGGGCTGAACGTAATGATTTGGTGGGTGAGGGTAGTAATAATCATAACCATAATAATTACAATAGTAATAATGATATTTATAACTATAGCAATAATTGCAACAATAATAATTACGATAGAGAGAATAAGATAGGTGGGTTTCTTAGTGAGGAT